Proteins co-encoded in one Aquabacterium sp. A3 genomic window:
- a CDS encoding bifunctional protein-serine/threonine kinase/phosphatase: MSFDLDIGLCAERGPRSVLEDHAAVRQPQAAEGAWGVVAALADGVSTGGLGREAAQTTVRALLGDWYATPATWDTTVALDRVIGAHNAWLVDHNRRRQGLRRPGEPPALTGTCTLTALVLRAHGFTLAHVGDSRAWLIRDGECLQLTQDHVMGHTEFNNGLTRAVGLDEPLRVDYLQGDMRVGDVFVLTSDGVHGLLKPRQLRELALAGSAQEAARALVERALAQGGRDNATAVVLRVRGLDTLSLADMSRRGRQLPVPGRLKPGDVLDGLRVEAQVFNNGVHRVYRVRDEARGTLHALKTLHEARAGDAQEREMLAHEAWLGARVSEQRAEGLLHITEPLNATAFYTLSDWLEGESLASMLDRKAPFTVAEIVQGGISLSRTLGRLHQHGVIHRDIKPDNLHLGRDGQWRILDLGVALSGKEPEALRVLHAGTPSYMNPEQWSDDPALARATAQSDLYALGVSLYVWLTGRLPYGEVEPYQVARYRRDPAPPSRLRPDVPIWLDHIVLKAVGRDGKQRFETAEELTLALERGASRPLTPARASALLERNPAAVWQIALGVSLLFNLLLAYWLVFLPRQ; encoded by the coding sequence ATGAGCTTCGATCTGGACATCGGCCTGTGTGCCGAGCGCGGGCCACGCTCCGTGCTGGAAGACCACGCTGCGGTGCGACAACCCCAGGCGGCCGAAGGCGCCTGGGGGGTGGTGGCCGCCCTGGCCGATGGGGTGTCCACGGGCGGGCTGGGGCGCGAGGCGGCACAGACGACGGTGCGGGCCTTGTTGGGTGATTGGTACGCCACACCCGCCACCTGGGACACCACGGTGGCCCTGGACCGCGTGATCGGGGCACACAATGCCTGGTTGGTGGACCATAACCGCCGCCGCCAGGGGCTGCGCCGCCCGGGCGAACCGCCCGCCCTCACGGGCACCTGCACCCTCACCGCCCTGGTGCTGCGCGCCCACGGCTTCACCCTGGCCCATGTGGGTGACAGCCGGGCCTGGCTGATCCGCGATGGCGAGTGCCTGCAGCTCACGCAAGACCACGTCATGGGCCACACCGAGTTCAACAACGGCCTGACCCGCGCGGTGGGGCTCGATGAGCCGCTGCGTGTGGACTACCTGCAAGGCGACATGCGCGTGGGCGATGTCTTCGTGTTGACCAGCGACGGGGTGCATGGCCTGCTCAAGCCGCGCCAGTTGCGCGAGCTGGCGTTGGCCGGTTCGGCCCAAGAGGCGGCGCGCGCCCTGGTGGAGCGGGCCCTGGCGCAGGGCGGGCGCGACAACGCCACGGCGGTGGTGCTGCGCGTGCGCGGGCTGGACACCCTGAGCCTGGCCGACATGAGCCGACGCGGTCGTCAGTTGCCAGTGCCGGGGCGATTGAAGCCCGGCGATGTGCTGGACGGGCTGCGCGTGGAGGCCCAGGTCTTCAACAACGGTGTGCACCGCGTGTACCGGGTGCGTGACGAGGCGCGCGGGACGCTGCACGCCCTGAAGACCCTGCATGAGGCCCGCGCTGGCGATGCGCAGGAGCGCGAGATGCTGGCCCACGAAGCCTGGCTGGGCGCGCGGGTGTCGGAGCAGCGTGCCGAGGGCCTGCTGCACATCACCGAGCCGCTCAACGCCACGGCCTTCTACACCTTGTCAGACTGGCTGGAGGGTGAATCGCTGGCCTCGATGCTGGACCGCAAGGCGCCCTTCACGGTCGCCGAGATCGTGCAGGGCGGCATCAGCCTGTCGCGCACGCTGGGGCGCCTGCACCAGCATGGCGTCATCCACCGCGACATCAAGCCCGACAACCTGCACCTGGGCCGCGATGGCCAGTGGCGCATCCTCGACCTGGGGGTGGCCTTGTCGGGCAAGGAGCCCGAGGCGCTGCGGGTGCTGCACGCCGGCACGCCCAGCTACATGAACCCCGAACAGTGGTCGGACGACCCGGCGTTGGCGCGTGCCACGGCCCAGTCCGATCTGTACGCCCTGGGCGTGTCGCTGTACGTGTGGCTGACGGGGCGGCTGCCTTATGGCGAGGTGGAGCCCTACCAGGTGGCCCGTTACCGGCGCGATCCGGCGCCGCCTTCGCGCTTGCGCCCGGACGTGCCCATCTGGCTGGACCACATCGTGCTGAAGGCCGTGGGCCGCGACGGCAAGCAGCGCTTTGAAACCGCTGAAGAGCTCACGCTGGCGCTGGAGCGGGGGGCCTCACGCCCACTGACACCCGCCCGGGCCTCCGCCCTGTTGGAGCGGAACCCGGCCGCCGTCTGGCAGATCGCTTTGGGCGTGTCCTTGTTGTTCAATCTGTTGTTGGCGTACTGGCTGGTGTTCTTGCCCAGACAGTGA
- the ccmA gene encoding heme ABC exporter ATP-binding protein CcmA, translated as MPDPSDQPPHALCTPPLLEAQGLSCRRGGRPLFDGLTLRVEAGQLWWLSGANGQGKSTLLRVLAGVGRPARGQVHRHQPCVYLGHQDALHPDLSVLDALGFLVRLHHGPVSTLRLQQALHEVGLAAHGHQPVRRLSQGQRKRVSLCRLWLAPTAGVWLLDEPLDALDDEGVNGLTRWWQAHLERGGAVVMSSHQALPLLPQVRRLHLSPQGAHGAQHGQAA; from the coding sequence ATGCCCGATCCGTCCGATCAACCGCCCCATGCCTTGTGCACGCCCCCCTTGCTGGAGGCGCAAGGCCTGTCGTGCCGACGGGGCGGGCGCCCTCTCTTTGACGGGCTGACGCTGCGCGTCGAGGCTGGGCAGCTGTGGTGGCTGAGCGGCGCCAACGGGCAAGGCAAAAGCACCCTGCTGCGGGTGCTGGCCGGGGTGGGGCGCCCCGCGCGCGGTCAGGTGCACCGCCATCAGCCCTGCGTGTACCTGGGCCACCAGGACGCGCTGCACCCCGACCTGAGCGTGCTCGATGCGCTGGGCTTTCTGGTGCGATTGCACCATGGGCCGGTGTCCACCCTGCGGCTGCAGCAGGCCCTGCACGAGGTGGGCCTGGCCGCCCACGGCCACCAGCCCGTGCGCAGGTTGTCGCAGGGGCAACGCAAGCGGGTGTCGCTGTGCCGCCTGTGGCTGGCCCCCACCGCCGGCGTGTGGCTGCTCGATGAACCCCTGGACGCGCTGGACGACGAGGGCGTGAACGGCTTGACGCGGTGGTGGCAAGCCCACCTCGAGCGGGGGGGGGCCGTCGTGATGAGCAGCCACCAGGCCCTGCCGTTGCTGCCGCAGGTGCGGCGCCTGCACCTCTCGCCCCAAGGGGCCCACGGGGCTCAGCACGGGCAGGCGGCATGA
- a CDS encoding heme exporter protein CcmD, protein MPELPWNSLSQFVHMDGKGLYVWGSLGLGLAGMVLEALLVRRRDRRAWRREA, encoded by the coding sequence ATGCCTGAACTGCCCTGGAACAGCCTTTCGCAGTTTGTGCACATGGATGGCAAAGGCCTGTATGTGTGGGGCAGCCTGGGCCTGGGCCTGGCCGGCATGGTGCTGGAGGCCCTGCTGGTGCGCCGCCGGGACCGGCGGGCCTGGCGTCGGGAGGCCTGA
- a CDS encoding MFS transporter, translated as MSNFKTFLKAGHAPTLFASFLYFDLTFAIWVLNGAMAPFISETFNLTAAEKGFMISVPILAGALMRFPLGLLAQYIGRKSAALVEMGLIVLALCFGYFFVDTHNEVLAMGVLLGIAGGSFGIALSLGSGWFPPKYKGLAMGIAGAGNSGTVLAVLFAPPLATAYGWQAVYGLAAFTMLIPMIVMAVMAKEPPDIEHQTLREHTACLFEKDGWAFSLIYVITFGGFIGLANFLPTYFYDQFKVTKVEAGQLTMLATLMGSATRVVGGWLSDRWGGINTLTAVLVFVIASLVLCGMMGTNLALTTLLFMLCFAALGAGNGALFQLVPLRWPLTTAVAGSMIGELGALGGGFIPNAMGQSKQHFDTYFYGFLAFAALGVVVLLMLRVMQIRWTRTWAEKGGRARTPA; from the coding sequence ATGTCCAACTTCAAAACCTTCCTCAAAGCAGGGCACGCGCCCACGCTGTTCGCATCCTTCCTCTACTTCGACCTCACCTTCGCCATCTGGGTGCTCAACGGCGCCATGGCGCCCTTCATCAGCGAGACATTCAACCTGACGGCCGCCGAGAAGGGCTTCATGATCTCCGTGCCCATCCTGGCCGGCGCGCTGATGCGCTTCCCGCTGGGCCTGCTGGCCCAGTACATCGGCCGCAAGAGCGCGGCCCTGGTCGAGATGGGCCTGATCGTGCTGGCCTTGTGCTTTGGCTACTTCTTCGTCGACACCCACAACGAGGTGCTGGCCATGGGCGTGCTGCTGGGCATCGCCGGGGGCAGCTTCGGCATCGCGCTGTCGCTGGGCTCGGGCTGGTTCCCGCCCAAGTACAAGGGCCTGGCCATGGGCATCGCCGGCGCCGGCAACAGCGGCACCGTGCTGGCCGTGCTGTTCGCCCCGCCGCTGGCCACCGCGTATGGCTGGCAGGCGGTCTACGGTCTGGCGGCCTTCACCATGCTGATTCCCATGATCGTCATGGCGGTCATGGCCAAAGAGCCGCCTGACATCGAACACCAGACCCTGCGCGAGCACACGGCCTGCCTGTTCGAGAAAGACGGCTGGGCCTTCAGCCTGATCTATGTGATCACCTTTGGCGGCTTCATCGGTCTGGCCAACTTCCTGCCCACCTACTTCTACGATCAGTTCAAGGTCACCAAGGTCGAGGCCGGTCAGCTCACCATGCTGGCCACCCTGATGGGATCGGCCACCCGCGTGGTGGGGGGTTGGTTGTCTGACCGCTGGGGCGGCATCAACACCCTCACGGCCGTGCTCGTGTTCGTGATCGCCTCGCTGGTGCTGTGCGGCATGATGGGCACCAACCTGGCGCTGACCACCCTGCTGTTCATGCTGTGCTTCGCGGCTCTGGGCGCAGGCAACGGCGCGCTGTTCCAGTTGGTGCCGCTGCGCTGGCCGCTGACCACGGCCGTGGCCGGCTCCATGATCGGTGAGCTGGGCGCCCTGGGCGGTGGCTTCATCCCCAACGCCATGGGGCAGTCCAAGCAGCACTTCGACACCTACTTCTACGGCTTCCTGGCGTTCGCCGCCTTGGGCGTGGTCGTGCTGCTGATGCTGCGCGTGATGCAGATCCGCTGGACGCGCACCTGGGCCGAAAAGGGCGGTCGCGCCAGGACACCCGCATGA
- the ccmB gene encoding heme exporter protein CcmB, translating to MSTTPEALRAVATRELRLWMRRPWQAGLPVVFLVVAVSLFPLGLGPDPQVLRHLAPGLVWVCALLASVLSLPRLYEQDHADGTLEQWAHSGHPWAALALTKAAMHWLAHGLPLVLVAPLLVLSLGMQEPAALLVLVGSLALGTPVLSLLGGVGAALALGARQPGMLTLLMVLPLAVPTLVFGSAAVDAAAQGGSGRAHLSLLGAFLLLALAGAPWGTGAALRLATE from the coding sequence ATGAGCACCACCCCCGAGGCGCTGCGCGCCGTGGCCACGCGCGAACTGCGCTTGTGGATGCGCCGCCCCTGGCAGGCCGGGCTGCCCGTGGTCTTCCTGGTGGTGGCCGTGAGCCTGTTTCCCCTGGGGCTGGGCCCTGACCCGCAGGTGCTGCGCCACCTCGCCCCCGGGCTGGTGTGGGTGTGTGCCCTGCTGGCATCGGTGCTGTCGCTGCCACGGCTGTACGAGCAGGACCATGCCGATGGCACCCTGGAGCAGTGGGCCCACAGCGGCCACCCCTGGGCGGCGCTGGCCTTGACCAAGGCGGCCATGCACTGGTTGGCACATGGCCTGCCCCTGGTGCTGGTGGCACCGCTGCTGGTGCTGAGCCTGGGGATGCAAGAGCCGGCGGCCCTGCTGGTGCTGGTGGGGTCGCTGGCGCTGGGCACGCCCGTGCTGAGCCTGCTGGGCGGGGTGGGGGCCGCCCTGGCCCTGGGCGCGCGCCAGCCGGGCATGCTCACCTTGCTGATGGTGCTGCCGCTGGCCGTGCCCACCCTGGTGTTTGGCAGCGCTGCGGTGGACGCGGCGGCGCAGGGCGGCAGTGGGCGCGCGCACCTGTCCCTGCTGGGCGCCTTCTTGCTGCTGGCCCTGGCTGGCGCGCCATGGGGCACGGGCGCGGCCCTGCGCCTGGCCACCGAGTGA
- the ccmE gene encoding cytochrome c maturation protein CcmE, with protein sequence MRGTVWTPRRARLMVAVLIVLAVCGAVALVLNAFQSNLVFFFTPTQVRQHEAPLHRTFRLGGLVQAGSVQRDGLQVRFAITDMAHTVPVRYEGLLPDLFQEGKGVVVQGRLDAAGRLHAHEVLAKHDENYMPPEAAEALARAAPEARP encoded by the coding sequence ATGCGCGGCACCGTCTGGACACCCCGGCGCGCACGGCTCATGGTCGCTGTGCTGATCGTGCTGGCCGTCTGCGGCGCCGTGGCGCTGGTGCTCAACGCCTTTCAAAGCAACCTGGTGTTCTTCTTCACCCCCACCCAGGTTCGCCAGCACGAAGCGCCCCTGCACCGCACCTTCCGCCTGGGCGGCCTGGTGCAGGCCGGATCGGTGCAGCGCGACGGCCTGCAAGTTCGTTTTGCCATCACCGACATGGCCCACACCGTGCCGGTGCGCTACGAAGGCCTGTTGCCCGACCTGTTTCAAGAGGGCAAGGGCGTGGTGGTGCAAGGCCGGCTCGATGCGGCCGGGCGGCTCCATGCGCACGAGGTGCTGGCCAAGCACGACGAGAACTACATGCCCCCCGAAGCCGCCGAGGCCCTGGCGCGCGCCGCCCCGGAGGCGCGGCCATGA
- a CDS encoding heme lyase CcmF/NrfE family subunit has product MTPELGHLMAIAALALALLLGTVPMWGAAHPATGWTHLARPLTVLMAVAVALAYAALTHAFITCDFSVAYVAQHANIALPLAYRVAAVWGGHEGSLLLWVLMLAGWAVAVAAFSRHLPPALVARVLGVMGWITAGFVLFMLFTSNPFERQLPAPPDGRDLNPLLQDPGMVLHPPMLYMGYVGFSVAFAFAVAALLDGRLDAQWARWSRPWTTTAWACLSMGILLGSWWAYAELGWGGWWFWDPVENASFMPWLAGTALMHSLAVTEKRNGFKAWTVLLAITTFSLSLLGTFLVRSGVLSSVHAFATDPERGLFILVFLMLLTGVALGLYAWRAPRMGGGGDVGLWSREAALLLNNVLLMVAMGAVLLGTVYPLWLDAIGAGKISVGPPYFETVLLPLLLALGAVLALAPALRWKQGCDRPALRQRAIALVVSLAVAIAVGALQGHIALRGTLGLTMACWIVLSVGLEAWAQRQAMRRAQVGMWTAHLGVALFALAVSMVKTYELERDAPLAPGEHVEVGPWRFTLVGVQPVQGPNYSAVQARLEVRRLDATLPTPPVVLHPERRTYRVQRTPMTEAAIDRQLGRDLYASLGEPLPDGRWLMRLQHKPLMGGLWLGGLLMALGGLLAASDRRYRGHRRAHGGTPPPTSTEPAP; this is encoded by the coding sequence ATGACGCCCGAACTGGGACACCTCATGGCCATCGCCGCCCTGGCGCTGGCCCTGCTGCTGGGCACCGTGCCGATGTGGGGCGCGGCGCACCCCGCCACCGGCTGGACCCACCTGGCGCGCCCGCTGACCGTGCTGATGGCCGTGGCGGTGGCCCTGGCCTACGCCGCCCTGACCCACGCCTTCATCACCTGCGACTTTTCAGTGGCCTATGTGGCACAGCACGCCAACATCGCCTTGCCGCTGGCCTACCGGGTGGCCGCCGTGTGGGGTGGCCATGAAGGCTCGCTGCTGCTGTGGGTGCTGATGCTGGCCGGCTGGGCGGTGGCCGTGGCCGCCTTCAGTCGCCACCTGCCGCCTGCGCTGGTGGCGCGTGTGCTGGGGGTGATGGGCTGGATCACGGCGGGTTTTGTGCTGTTCATGTTGTTCACCTCCAACCCCTTTGAGCGCCAACTGCCGGCGCCACCGGACGGGCGCGACCTCAACCCCTTGCTGCAAGACCCGGGCATGGTGCTGCACCCGCCCATGCTGTACATGGGCTACGTGGGCTTTTCGGTGGCCTTTGCGTTCGCGGTGGCCGCCTTGCTGGACGGGCGGCTGGACGCGCAGTGGGCGCGCTGGAGCCGCCCCTGGACCACCACGGCCTGGGCCTGTCTGAGCATGGGCATCTTGCTGGGAAGCTGGTGGGCCTATGCCGAGCTGGGCTGGGGGGGCTGGTGGTTCTGGGACCCGGTCGAAAACGCCTCCTTCATGCCCTGGCTGGCCGGCACGGCGCTGATGCACTCGCTGGCCGTCACCGAAAAACGCAACGGCTTCAAGGCCTGGACGGTGCTGCTGGCCATCACCACCTTCTCGCTGTCGCTGCTGGGCACCTTCCTGGTCCGCTCGGGGGTGCTGTCGTCGGTGCATGCCTTCGCCACCGACCCCGAGCGCGGCCTGTTCATCCTCGTCTTTCTGATGCTGCTGACGGGCGTGGCTCTGGGCCTGTACGCCTGGCGTGCACCGCGCATGGGCGGCGGTGGCGACGTGGGCCTGTGGTCGCGCGAAGCCGCGCTCTTGCTCAACAACGTCTTGCTGATGGTGGCCATGGGCGCCGTGCTGCTGGGCACCGTGTACCCGCTGTGGCTGGACGCCATCGGCGCGGGCAAGATCTCGGTGGGCCCCCCCTACTTCGAGACGGTGCTGCTGCCGCTGCTGCTGGCCCTGGGCGCGGTGCTGGCCCTGGCGCCGGCCCTGCGCTGGAAGCAGGGCTGCGATCGGCCGGCCCTGCGCCAACGGGCGATCGCGCTGGTCGTGTCACTGGCCGTGGCCATCGCGGTGGGTGCACTGCAGGGCCACATTGCACTGCGGGGCACCCTGGGGCTGACCATGGCGTGCTGGATCGTGTTGAGCGTCGGGCTGGAGGCGTGGGCACAACGGCAAGCAATGAGGCGCGCCCAGGTGGGCATGTGGACCGCCCACCTGGGCGTGGCCCTGTTCGCCCTGGCGGTGAGCATGGTCAAGACCTACGAGCTCGAACGCGATGCCCCCCTGGCCCCTGGCGAGCATGTCGAGGTGGGCCCATGGCGCTTCACCCTGGTGGGCGTGCAGCCGGTGCAAGGCCCCAACTACAGCGCGGTGCAAGCCCGGCTGGAAGTGCGCCGCCTGGACGCCACCTTGCCGACCCCGCCCGTCGTGCTGCACCCCGAGCGGCGCACTTACCGGGTTCAGCGCACCCCGATGACCGAGGCCGCGATCGACCGACAGCTCGGGCGCGACCTGTACGCCTCGCTGGGCGAACCCCTGCCCGATGGGCGCTGGCTGATGCGTCTGCAGCACAAGCCGCTCATGGGCGGCTTGTGGCTGGGCGGGCTGCTGATGGCCCTGGGGGGGCTGCTGGCCGCCAGCGATCGGCGGTATCGGGGTCATCGGCGCGCCCACGGCGGCACGCCGCCACCAACGAGCACGGAGCCTGCCCCATGA
- a CDS encoding nitrate- and nitrite sensing domain-containing protein, whose product MPLSVSALVLRARQLEAEAIQRLAQRVELVDAIGQCMDALQRERGATSIYLASGGARFADERRAAIQEVQPLESQVRALMVPYLEPASGAQPKLLSLMAWVLLDLDALSSLRQRIDQQQLTAQDGIVAFSRLIGSQVELIFHLADAALHPEVSRPLVALVHLVQGKELAGQERALGGQLFASGQRQDDQQQRIVHLIEAQERSLSVFEEFADAPLAERWQHTQLTPGAAQIERLRRTLCSASARSGLDAAQAEPWFQATSQRIQAMWALEAELVQMLRQACAQQLQASQQQLQNAEDLLNQLKRNPPAHTHAVERFFNSPGAPLAPPVLSPVADAPDPAAVSSMVELLQAQSSRLASMEAELESAKRALNERKVIERAKGALMSRLGLSEEAAYRALQKAAMDHNKRLVDVAEATLALPDLAFAGQHRP is encoded by the coding sequence ATGCCCCTGTCTGTTTCTGCCCTCGTCCTGCGCGCCCGTCAACTCGAAGCCGAGGCCATCCAGCGCCTGGCCCAACGCGTTGAACTGGTCGACGCCATCGGCCAGTGCATGGACGCCTTGCAGCGCGAGCGCGGCGCCACCAGCATCTACCTGGCCTCTGGTGGTGCCCGCTTCGCCGACGAGCGCCGCGCGGCCATCCAGGAGGTTCAGCCTCTGGAAAGCCAGGTGCGTGCGCTCATGGTGCCCTACCTGGAGCCCGCCTCGGGCGCACAACCCAAGCTGCTGTCGCTGATGGCCTGGGTGCTGCTGGACCTGGACGCGCTGAGCAGCCTGCGTCAGCGCATCGATCAGCAACAGCTCACGGCACAAGACGGCATCGTGGCCTTCAGCCGCCTGATTGGCAGCCAGGTCGAGCTCATCTTTCACCTGGCCGATGCGGCGCTGCACCCCGAAGTCTCGCGCCCGCTGGTGGCACTGGTGCACCTGGTGCAGGGCAAGGAGCTGGCCGGCCAGGAGCGCGCCCTGGGGGGGCAGCTGTTCGCCTCCGGGCAGCGTCAGGACGACCAGCAGCAGCGCATCGTGCACCTCATCGAGGCCCAGGAGCGCAGCCTGAGCGTGTTTGAAGAATTTGCCGATGCGCCGCTGGCAGAGCGCTGGCAGCACACCCAGCTCACGCCCGGGGCCGCGCAGATCGAGCGCCTGCGGCGCACCCTGTGCAGCGCCAGTGCCCGCAGTGGGCTGGACGCCGCCCAGGCCGAGCCCTGGTTCCAGGCGACCAGCCAGCGCATCCAGGCCATGTGGGCGCTCGAGGCCGAGCTGGTGCAGATGCTGCGCCAGGCCTGCGCGCAGCAGTTGCAGGCCTCGCAGCAGCAGCTGCAAAACGCCGAAGACCTGCTCAACCAGCTCAAGCGCAACCCACCGGCCCACACGCACGCCGTCGAGCGTTTCTTCAACAGCCCCGGTGCGCCCCTGGCGCCGCCCGTGCTGAGCCCGGTGGCCGATGCGCCCGATCCGGCGGCGGTGTCGTCCATGGTCGAGCTCCTGCAGGCCCAGTCGTCGCGGCTGGCCAGCATGGAAGCCGAGCTGGAGTCGGCCAAGCGCGCCCTCAACGAGCGCAAGGTGATCGAGCGGGCCAAAGGGGCGCTGATGTCGCGTCTGGGCCTGAGCGAAGAGGCCGCCTACCGCGCCTTGCAAAAGGCCGCCATGGACCACAACAAGCGCCTCGTCGACGTGGCCGAGGCCACCCTGGCCCTGCCTGACCTGGCCTTCGCGGGGCAGCACCGCCCCTGA
- the ccmC gene encoding heme ABC transporter permease CcmC, with product MRHWTRYAAPARFAPLVRPWLPWLWAACLVSALAGLAVGLVLAPTDAQQGQSYRILYIHVPAAWMSMLLYLVMAFWAAVGWVWRVRLAFMLARAVAPTGALFTGIALLSGALWGQPTWGTWWVWDARLTSELILLFLYLGCLSLFDGFDDPERGDHAGALLAMVGAVNVPIIYFSVVWWNTLHQGATITATSAPRMDPAMLCGLLLCTLASWLYAIAVVLTRTLALIGERERDRHWMPALSEPDHA from the coding sequence ATGCGCCACTGGACCCGTTATGCCGCCCCCGCCCGCTTTGCGCCCCTGGTCAGGCCCTGGTTGCCGTGGCTGTGGGCAGCGTGCCTCGTCAGTGCACTGGCCGGGCTGGCCGTGGGGCTGGTGCTGGCCCCCACCGACGCCCAGCAAGGCCAGTCCTACCGCATCCTCTACATCCACGTGCCCGCAGCCTGGATGTCGATGCTCTTGTACCTGGTCATGGCCTTCTGGGCGGCCGTCGGGTGGGTGTGGCGGGTGCGGCTGGCCTTCATGCTGGCCCGTGCGGTGGCGCCCACCGGCGCCCTGTTCACCGGCATCGCGCTGCTCAGCGGCGCCCTATGGGGCCAACCCACCTGGGGCACCTGGTGGGTGTGGGATGCCCGCCTCACGTCCGAGCTCATCTTGCTGTTCCTTTACCTGGGCTGCCTGTCCTTGTTCGATGGCTTTGACGACCCCGAACGGGGCGACCACGCCGGGGCGCTGCTGGCCATGGTCGGTGCGGTCAACGTGCCCATCATCTATTTTTCGGTGGTGTGGTGGAACACGCTGCACCAAGGCGCCACCATCACCGCCACGTCGGCCCCACGCATGGACCCGGCCATGCTCTGCGGCCTGCTGCTGTGCACCCTGGCAAGCTGGCTGTATGCCATCGCCGTGGTGCTCACGCGCACCCTGGCCCTGATCGGCGAGCGTGAACGTGATCGGCACTGGATGCCGGCCTTGTCGGAGCCCGACCATGCCTGA